In the Oryzias latipes chromosome 9, ASM223467v1 genome, one interval contains:
- the LOC101165814 gene encoding methylcytosine dioxygenase tet3-B isoform X2: MPRPRGGLGLLPEDFSEVSIDAEEAQSLYLKRKCLEKTSPLSKFIEAEHQQAGMFSLSPHISISDATLDLQKKRRRKCGTCEPCLRKENCGTCANCLNRKIGKQICKQRKCEQLKKRQSEGEVNEVEYFEDNSRSCSEHLEPASETVYKVTSVDGPRSEGQMEIGSHDRLQEGVLSLALTNGVNPYHKDDEASLATEQHRAGSVPPGLRWVPGHGKVSDTQEPQPCWRNSGDTTPSEPNHHADIEDAQNLVAFSAIAGSLPPCSSSSCPPVQPNTAQLYEKFTREMGAGGAHSGGTPEGSCLAPEDLATLQTALSQAKHGHKPPNCDCEGPDCPDYLEWLEKKIKLAARENQGFHKRAEGAPHLQQPHLQHQPPPNRKVNGDHLMPALCSQQQGVTQGPHPDQVPCSKPSIPCSPQVLSIAKEKNISLQTAIAIDALTQLSGTSPQTLNCSGQNQQKNSFHNHQQSQNIPLDMILASPGSDSSSRSQSVPPGLQTKQQASPAFEQYRPQSQGHPPHASTLPSSTSSFPGQGKTPSLNTIAQQWQQGVGRGPEQRNPWMFMKSEPQSHLAVAPHNRSDPMSELKQLLHDTSGKLNNGSFKLPNSSQIGFNQNGGIQGQGNPVLARIKQEPDSNEHYHHAASMGQYGISNGQHQGQHFPGIPMSPGQTAISHSTQAALQQHLHYKRNLFPNHLSGFGAGQNLKKWWPQAEGEGIPHLPIKQELKEPKKKKSSQGSPLFKAMTGMLIGPPLPKPKQIIIKKTKQKASMPTFLPQNQISIQKPPLHLMDRAPVAANLQACSNPSMPFQNLPSQAVPAGLPAPGQSQVSISNTPMTPYSTVTVSTESTPAVVGPQSPPVASAVHGSSAEMGSHALSKTSTTKPLTSTSPSSTSQLQKLINIDPKYEELIRQFEAEFGDTAPDTSASQPKENAPSPETGNQTPTSSQDPSLILSNTPQSVSNCHTNSISGSKDQTMEVNPSESWTQSEATVSQASTENLLVKQNQELVDDSQNKETVLGKQQSRELEETFSMPCSPLPKRIKFETSGDVAVLSTTCYPEESTPTKDGLPCSPSLKGFLESPLRYLDTPTKSLLDTPSKDPQLDFPTCTCVEQILEKDEGPYYNHLGSGPTVASIRTLMEARFGEKGDAVRIEKVVYTGKEGKSSHGCPIAKWVIRRGSEKEKVLCLVRHRAGHHCENAVIIILILAWEGVPKALADKLYREVTDTLTKYGNPTSRRCGLNDDRTCACQGKDPETCGASFSFGCSWSMYFNGCKYARSKMPRKFRLQGDHPEEEEKLRDNFQNLATEVAPLYKRLAPQAYSNQCLSEDKASDCRLGLKEGRPFSGITACMDFCAHAHKDQHNLHNGCTVVCTLTKEDNRKVGGIPEDEQLHVLPLYTVSHTDEFGSAEAQRIKMQTGAIQALQTFRREVRKLPEPAKSCRQRRLEAKKAASEKKKNKIMQQGAETPEKAVFKAEVCVPSSPQPLGSKVIKQEMKPNIKMEPLNGSIDGYPVQAADPFNNIYQHPAYYARGALSPASQPSAADSLNNFPPNRSMVPYNYYNYATNGLFPRKLRTYEGRNGPLPKTGGKPVEVDKKPDIQSLQVRMAQSSSHPEQQNQLNHTVYSQPADYNQSRPSSNSSEPSIRGSPLIKQEPMDVPVYEGALPNQAGANTSRTTPQPAAWPGYKPNIIPTTWDDHLKRKQSSEGSSMNLDKQQFHQHSQQQQSSPFPQQWTSFPGSNLPIASSSPSLQVTPSPPPSPHLGTVIQASLQGSTRHVSPHPGTPLQPGTSHSRSLTPQPGLQGPGLPRHLASPASSPQPNAWAMGPAPCSPGLKHSNPAGAYPDKMWSKTGENRCSTPLGLQEKAWKSCGGSLAGSTPSPAPEGRLFPDALQQSGQAYCDPGRVESDTESIQHREDDEEEVWSDSEHNFLDPSIGGVGVAPAHGSVLIECARRELHATTPIKKPDRSHPTRISLVFYQHKNLNQPMHGLALWEAKMKLLAERALQRQQEAALLGLPQEDIKTLGKKRKWGAMATGASPGPGQSKDRKEGPVTRLAPTFCSTSVVTVSPFAFTQLTGPYSHFV; this comes from the exons ACTGTTTATAAAGTCACTTCAGTGGATGGCCCCAGAAGTGAAGGCCAGATGGAAATTGGGTCACATGACCGCCTCCAGGAAGGCGTGCTGAGCCTGGCATTGACCAATGGGGTAAACCCCTACCATAAAGATGATGAGGCCTCTTTGGCAACAGAACAGCATAGGGCAGGAAGCGTGCCCCCGGGGCTACGATGGGTGCCAGGACATGGCAAGGTCAGTGACACCCAAGAGCCGCAACCGTGTTGGAGGAACAGCGGTGACACAACCCCCTCTGAGCCTAATCACCACGCTGACATCGAGGATGCTCAAAATCTGGTTGCTTTTTCTGCAATTGCTGGCTCATTGCCTCCTTGTTCCTCCTCTTCGTGCCCCCCTGTGCAGCCTAATACAGCCCAGCTATATGAGAAGTTCACCAGAGAGATGGGTGCTGGTGGGGCTCATTCTGGAGGGACTCCTGAGGGTAGCTGCCTTGCCCCAGAGGACCTTGCCACTCTACAAACAGCCCTGAGCCAAGCTAAACATGGACACAAGCCCCCTAACTGCGACTGCGAAGGGCCTGACTGTCCAGACTATCTTGAATGGTTGGAGAAGAAGATTAAACTAGCAGCTAGAGAGAATCAAGGGTTTCACAAAAGAGCGGAAGGTGCCCCACACTTACAGCAACCCCATTTGCAGCATCAACCTCCGCCCAACCGAAAGGTCAATGGTGACCATCTCATGCCTGCTTTGTGTTCCCAGCAGCAAGGGGTAACTCAAGGTCCTCACCCAGATCAAGTGCCCTGCTCAAAACCCTCTATTCCTTGCTCTCCCCAGGTGCTCTCCATAGCTAAGGAAAAGAACATTAGTCTTCAGACAGCAATTGCTATAGATGCCCTGACCCAGTTGTCTGGCACCAGCCCTCAAACTCTCAACTGTTCAGGTcagaatcaacaaaaaaatagcTTTCATAATCACCAACAAAGTCAGAACATCCCACTTGATATGATCCTGGCCTCTCCTGGCAGTGATTCCTCTTCCCGCTCTCAGTCTGTTCCTCCAGGACTTCAGACCAAACAACAGGCTTCACCTGCATTTGAACAATACAGACCCCAGTCCCAGGGACATCCCCCGCATGCTTCAACTCTCCCATCTTCTACCTCTTCTTTCCCTGGTCAGGGAAAAACACCAAGCCTCAATACTATTGCCCAGCAGTGGCAGCAGGGCGTAGGCAGAGGTCCAGAACAGAGAAATCCTTGGATGTTTATGAAGTCTGAGCCCCAATCTCACCTTGCTGTTGCACCTCACAACAGGTCTGACCCCATGTCAGAGCTTAAACAGCTTCTGCATGATACCAGTGGCAAATTAAACAATGGTTCTTTCAAGCTTCCCAATTCATCACAGATTGGTTTCAACCAGAATGGGGGTATTCAGGGTCAGGGCAACCCAGTACTGGCCAGGATAAAACAAGAACCAGACTCTAACGAGCATTATCATCATGCTGCATCCATGGGACAATATGGAATTTCTAATGGCCAACATCAAGGCCAGCACTTCCCTGGGATCCCCATGTCTCCTGGTCAGACAGCCATCAGTCATTCCACTCAGGCAGCTTTACAACAGCACCTTCACTACAAGAGAAATCTTTTTCCCAATCACCTTTCTGGCTTTGGAGCTGgtcaaaacttgaaaaaatggTGGCCACAGGCAGAAGGAGAAGGTATACctcacctgccaatcaaacaAGAACTTAAGGAACCtaagaagaaaaagagcagCCAAGGATCTCCTCTCTTCAAAGCTATGACTGGGATGCTTATAGGTCCCCCTCTCCCCAAACCCAAACAGATTAttataaaaaagacaaagcagaAAGCCTCCATGCCAACCTTCCTGCCTCAGAATCAAATCTCCATACAAAAGCCCCCACTCCATTTGATGGACAGAGCCCCAGTTGCGGCAAATCTTCAAGCCTGCTCTAACCCGTCCATGCCCTTCCAGAATCTCCCCTCTCAGGCTGTTCCTGCAGGTCTCCCTGCCCCAGGCCAATCTCAGGTATCCATTTCTAACACCCCTATGACACCATATTCCACTGTTACTGTTTCGACAGAAAGCACTCCAGCTGTTGTGGGCCCTCAATCTCCACCTGTGGCTTCTGCGGTCCATGGCAGTTCAGCAGAAATGGGTAGCCATGCCCTCAGCAAAACCAGCACCACTAAACCTTTGACCTCCACGTCTCCATCCAGCACTTCACAATTGCAGAAACTCATCAACATTGATCCGAAGTATGAAGAACTTATTCGCCAGTTTGAGGCAGAATTTGGAGACACAGCCCCAGACACATCTGCTAGTCAACCCAAGGAGAATGCACCATCCCCTGAAACAGGGAATCAAACCCCGACTAGTTCTCAGGACCCTAGTCTTATACTATCCAACACTCCCCAGTCAGTCTCCAACTGTCATACCAACTCCATTTCGGGTTCCAAGGATCAGACAATGGAAGTTAACCCAAGTGAGTCATGGACCCAAAGTGAAGCAACTGTTAGCCAAGCATCCACAGAAAACCTCTTGGTGAAGCAGAATCAGGAACTTGTTGACGATTCACAGAACAAAGAAACTGTTTTAGGCAAGCAGCAGTCCAGAGAGTTGGAGGAAACATTCAGCATGCCATGTTCTCCCCTGCCTAAACGCATCAAGTTTGAAACTTCAGGGGATGTGGCAGTGCTGTCTACCACATGCTATCCCGAGGAGAGCACACCAACTAAAGATGGCTTGCCTTGTTCTCCATCTCTAAAAGGCTTCCTAGAGTCCCCCTTACGCTACCTGGACACCCCCACCAAAAGCTTGCTGGATACTCCTTCCAAGGACCCACAGTTGGACTTCCCTACCTGTACCTGTGTGG AACAAATCCTGGAGAAAGATGAAGGGCCCTACTACAACCACCTGGGATCTGGGCCTACTGTGGCCTCCATACGAACCCTGATGGAGGCAAG GTTTGGAGAGAAGGGGGATGCCGTTCGGATTGAGAAGGTGGTGTACACAGGCAAGGAAGGGAAGAGCTCCCATGGTTGTCCGATTGCTAAGTGG GTGATCCGTCGTGGGAGCGAGAAAGAGAAGGTGCTCTGTTTGGTGCGTCATCGTGCTGGCCACCACTGTGAAAATGcagtcatcatcatcctcattcTGGCCTGGGAAGGCGTCCCAAAAGCTCTGGCGGACAAGTTGTACCGTGAGGTCACCGACACACTCACCAAATATGGCAATCCCACCAGCCGACGCTGCGGCCTCAATGATGA TCGTACCTGTGCCTGCCAAGGCAAGGACCCTGAAACCTGTGGTGCTTCCTTTTCGTTTGGCTGCTCCTGGAGTATGTACTTCAACGGCTGCAAATATGCCCGAAGCAAAATGCCACGCAAGTTTAGGCTGCAAGGGGATCACCCTGAAGAG gaggAGAAACTCAGGGATAACTTCCAAAATCTGGCTACAGAGGTGGCTCCTTTGTACAAGCGGTTGGCACCACAGGCCTACAGTAAccag TGCCTGTCAGAGGACAAAGCTTCAGACTGCAGGTTGGGTTTGAAGGAAGGCCGTCCGTTCTCTGGAATTACAGCTTGTATGGACTTCTGTGCCCATGCTCACAAGGACCAGCATAATCTCCACAATGGTTGCACAGTG GTGTGTACTTTAACCAAGGAAGACAACCGTAAAGTAGGAGGGATTCCTGAAGACGAGCAGCTCCATGTCTTACCTCTTTACACCGTATCACATACAGATGAGTTTGGGAGTGCAGAGGCCCAGCGCATCAAGATGCAGACAGGGGCTATTCAGGCGCTCCAGACTTTTCGACGTGAGGTACGGAAACTGCCCGAACCTGCCAAATCTTGCCGACAACGCCGGTTGGAGGCAAAGAAAGCCGCCtcggagaagaagaaaaacaaaatcatgcaACAAGGAGCGGAGACGCCAGAGAAAGCAGTGTTCAAAGCTGAGGTCTGCGTCCCCAGCTCCCCACAACCCCTTGGCAGTAAAG TAATCAAACAAGAGATGAAACCCAACATCAAAATGGAGCCGCTTAATGGATCAATAGATGGATACCCTGTGCAAGCAGCAGACCCGTTCAATAACATCTATCAACACCCTGCTTACTATGCAAGAGGGGCCCTCTCCCCAGCAAGCCAGCCCTCTGCAGCTGACTCATTGAACAACTTCCCCCCCAACAGGTCCATGGTTCCCTACAATTACTACAACTACGCAACTAATGGGCTTTTTCCACGCAAGCTGAGGACCTATGAGGGTCGAAATGGTCCCTTGCCCAAAACAGGAGGTAAACCTGTCGAGGTCGACAAAAAGCCTGACATTCAGAGCCTACAGGTCAGAATGGCTCAGTCCTCCAGCCACCCTGAGCAGCAGAACCAACTGAACCACACTGTTTACTCCCAGCCTGCAGACTACAACCAATCCCGTCCTTCTTCCAACTCATCTGAGCCGTCTATAAGAGGTTCCCCTCTCATCAAGCAGGAACCAATGGATGTTCCTGTCTACGAAGGTGCATTGCCAAACCAGGCTGGTGCCAACACATCTAGAACCACACCTCAGCCTGCAGCCTGGCCAGGGTACAAACCTAACATTATTCCTACCACTTGGGATGACCATCTAAAGCGGAAACAAAGTTCTGAAGGTTCTTCTATGAACTTGGACAAACAGCAGTTTCACCAGCAttcccagcagcagcagtccTCTCCGTTCCCACAACAGTGGACATCCTTCCCAGGCTCAAACCTCCCGATAGCCTCTTCCAGTCCATCACTCCAAGTCACTCCCTCTCCGCCTCCGTCCCCTCATCTTGGCACAGTGATTCAGGCTAGTTTACAAGGGTCTACACGCCATGTCAGCCCTCATCCAGGTACTCCACTGCAGCCTGGAACCTCTCATTCACGCTCACTTACTCCGCAGCCAGGCTTACAAGGCCCAGGCTTGCCCAGACACTTGGCCAGCCCTGCCTCTAGTCCCCAGCCAAATGCTTGGGCCATGGGACCTGCTCCATGCAGCCCTGGTTTGAAGCACAGCAATCCAGCAGGAGCCTACCCAGACAAGATGTGGTCCAAGACGGGGGAGAATCGGTGCTCCACTCCCCTTGGGCTCCAAGAAAAGGCTTGGAAGTCTTGTGGAGGTTCATTGGCAGGCAGCACTCCTTCCCCTGCTCCTGAGGGTCGCCTCTTTCCCGATGCTCTGCAGCAGTCGGGTCAGGCCTACTGTGACCCCGGTCGAGTCGAGAGTGACACAGAGAGCATCCAACATAGGGAGGATGACGAGGAAGAAGTGTGGTCTGACAGTGAACACAACTTCCTGGATCCCAGCATCGGGGGTGTAGGAGTAGCACCAGCCCATGGTTCGGTCCTCATTGAGTGTGCCCGTCGAGAACTACACGCTACCACTCCAATTAAAAAGCCTGATCGTTCCCACCCAACCCgcatctccttggtcttctaCCAGCACAAGAACCTCAACCAGCCCATGCATGGCCTGGCTCTGTGGGAGGCCAAAATGAAGCTGCTGGCAGAACGAGCTCTGCAGAGGCAACAGGAAGCAGCTCTCCTTGGCCTCCCCCAGGAAGACATTAAGACACTTGGCAAGAAACGCAAGTGGGGTGCTATGGCAACAGGTGCCAGCCCAGGCCCTGGGCAATCTAAAGACAGGAAAGAGGGACCGGTGACACGGTTAGCCCCCACATTCTGCTCCACCTCGGTGGTTACTGTGTCTCCCTTTGCCTTCACCCAACTCACTGGGCCCTACAGCCACTTTGTCTGA